From Levilactobacillus zymae, a single genomic window includes:
- a CDS encoding phosphatidate cytidylyltransferase has product MKQRVITAVVALIIFIPIIIAGGIWVDIAAFALGLVALSEILVMRKKLLVSPEAIISGIGILAVIAPESWWRDLPGHLSPWYIVYLFVLLLLLRTVVSRNRFSFDDAGVITLSMLYIGIGFHFFIAARAISLVALLYALFIVWVTDSGAYMIGRKLGRHKLAPHISPNKTWEGSVGGTVVATLIVSIFWAFFPFGHYSLPTMILLTLIFSIVGQFGDLVESALKRYYGVKDSGRILPGHGGILDRFDSLLLVLPVIHLFGLI; this is encoded by the coding sequence ATGAAACAACGGGTTATTACGGCAGTGGTGGCGTTAATCATCTTTATTCCCATTATCATTGCTGGTGGCATTTGGGTTGATATTGCGGCCTTCGCCTTAGGGCTGGTGGCGTTATCGGAAATTTTGGTGATGCGTAAGAAGCTGCTGGTCAGTCCGGAAGCCATCATTTCGGGGATTGGGATCTTAGCAGTGATTGCGCCGGAATCGTGGTGGCGGGACTTACCGGGACACCTCAGTCCCTGGTACATCGTGTACTTATTTGTGTTATTACTGCTCTTACGGACGGTGGTGTCACGTAACCGTTTCTCCTTTGATGATGCCGGGGTGATCACCCTGAGCATGTTGTACATCGGGATTGGCTTTCACTTTTTCATTGCTGCTCGGGCCATTAGCCTGGTGGCGTTACTCTACGCATTATTTATCGTGTGGGTGACCGATTCTGGGGCCTACATGATTGGTCGTAAGTTGGGCCGCCATAAGTTAGCCCCACACATTAGTCCCAATAAGACCTGGGAAGGATCCGTCGGGGGCACGGTGGTCGCTACGCTGATTGTGTCCATTTTCTGGGCTTTCTTCCCGTTTGGCCACTACAGCTTACCCACGATGATCCTCTTAACCCTGATCTTTTCCATTGTGGGTCAGTTCGGGGATTTAGTCGAATCGGCGCTGAAACGGTACTATGGCGTCAAGGATTCCGGCCGAATTTTACCGGGTCATGGGGGGATCCTAGATCGGTTTGATAGTTTACTGTTAGT